The following are encoded together in the Streptomyces tsukubensis genome:
- a CDS encoding cell division protein PerM, which yields MTHTTDHRHSVPSPPPSKPSGPLARVRARFPALVGTLLGGGVAAGLGLGASAVLILTFWISSPFPDSGPAGALHLAASLWFLAHGADLVRTDSLTGASAPLGVAPLLLVVVPLWLVHRAAKEATEPLAPGEPSAVWGVAAGYLLVGGAALVYAETGGLRPSLPGALLLPSAVAVIGTVSGMRAARAGLGPWRARRPGGPWPAPLRRFFRREVTEAVLRCAAVTTLVLVGGGALLVAVSLTWHGAFAREAFAELTQEWSGRFGVLLLSAALVPNAAVWGASYGLGSGFELGVGRAMSPLAGDPAPLLPPFPLLAAVPEHGQGTLLNWSAAAVPLAAGVAVAWFTGRAAAPRRDPEHVPWSRTTTVLAAGCAALLCAVALAALASLAGGPMGDGRFAEFGPVWWRAGAAALAWTALIGPPGALGVRAWRLRTRRVKRSGGSGGVGEVRDVGRNRKAKPPIATAGKTTPGDHADLDDHAGLGGPGGPGGPGGLGGLGGLGGLGGLGGFGDHGDLGECGDQGDPGEFGGLSVLRDLLDSGDFDDVPVADADVVDASDAADVSNDTDAKGVGRGNTGAAAGGASAVGEEATSGRDRERTTPWWRPGRSRSRRRGPDAAANSGTEQYAPYDFLPMNGTVGSDGTGGPDGAAPGWQDDEQGRRHRWAALKEAAAGVSPDVPPDTPAVEGRSHTEERSGGGKEAKEGEGEGEGNESSAKG from the coding sequence GTGACCCACACGACCGATCACCGTCACTCCGTGCCCTCGCCGCCACCGTCCAAGCCCTCGGGTCCGCTCGCGCGGGTGCGTGCGCGGTTCCCCGCCCTGGTCGGCACTCTGCTCGGCGGGGGCGTGGCGGCCGGACTCGGGCTCGGTGCGTCGGCGGTTCTGATCCTCACGTTCTGGATCAGTTCGCCGTTCCCCGACAGCGGTCCGGCCGGAGCGCTGCACCTCGCGGCCTCGTTGTGGTTCCTGGCGCACGGAGCCGACCTGGTCAGAACGGACTCGTTGACGGGGGCGTCGGCGCCCCTGGGGGTGGCGCCGCTGCTGCTGGTCGTCGTGCCGCTGTGGCTGGTCCACCGCGCGGCGAAGGAGGCCACGGAACCCCTGGCGCCCGGGGAACCCTCCGCCGTCTGGGGGGTGGCCGCGGGCTATCTGCTGGTCGGCGGGGCCGCGCTCGTCTACGCGGAGACCGGTGGCCTACGGCCTTCCCTGCCGGGCGCCCTGCTCCTGCCGTCGGCCGTCGCGGTCATCGGCACCGTCTCCGGCATGCGGGCGGCACGGGCGGGCCTCGGCCCCTGGCGCGCACGCCGACCGGGTGGCCCCTGGCCCGCACCCCTGCGGCGCTTCTTCCGCCGGGAGGTGACGGAGGCGGTACTGCGCTGCGCCGCCGTCACCACACTGGTACTGGTCGGCGGCGGCGCGCTGCTCGTCGCGGTGTCGCTCACCTGGCACGGGGCCTTCGCGCGGGAGGCGTTCGCCGAGCTGACACAGGAGTGGTCGGGGCGGTTCGGGGTCCTGCTGCTCTCGGCCGCGCTGGTGCCGAACGCGGCGGTGTGGGGCGCGTCCTACGGGCTCGGCTCCGGGTTCGAGCTGGGTGTGGGACGCGCGATGTCGCCGCTGGCCGGGGATCCGGCACCGCTGCTGCCGCCCTTCCCGCTGCTCGCCGCCGTGCCCGAACACGGCCAGGGCACCCTCCTCAACTGGTCGGCCGCGGCGGTGCCCCTGGCCGCCGGGGTGGCCGTCGCGTGGTTCACCGGGCGGGCGGCGGCGCCGCGGCGCGACCCGGAACACGTCCCCTGGTCGCGCACGACGACCGTACTCGCCGCCGGTTGCGCCGCCCTGCTGTGCGCGGTGGCCCTAGCCGCCCTCGCCTCGTTGGCGGGGGGCCCCATGGGCGACGGCAGGTTCGCCGAGTTCGGGCCCGTCTGGTGGCGGGCGGGGGCGGCGGCTCTCGCCTGGACCGCTCTCATCGGTCCGCCGGGGGCGTTGGGCGTACGGGCCTGGCGGCTGAGGACTCGGCGCGTCAAACGGTCTGGTGGCTCCGGCGGGGTGGGCGAGGTACGGGACGTGGGTCGTAACCGGAAGGCGAAGCCCCCCATTGCGACGGCAGGGAAAACGACGCCCGGCGACCACGCTGATCTCGACGACCACGCTGGTCTCGGCGGTCCCGGCGGTCCCGGCGGTCCCGGCGGTCTCGGCGGTCTCGGCGGTCTCGGCGGTCTCGGCGGTCTCGGAGGCTTCGGTGACCACGGTGACCTTGGTGAATGCGGTGACCAGGGTGACCCTGGTGAATTCGGTGGCCTCAGTGTCCTTCGTGACCTCCTCGACTCGGGCGACTTCGATGACGTGCCGGTCGCCGATGCCGATGTGGTCGACGCGTCCGACGCGGCTGATGTGTCCAACGACACCGATGCGAAGGGCGTCGGCAGAGGGAACACCGGGGCGGCGGCCGGCGGTGCCTCGGCAGTCGGAGAAGAAGCGACGTCAGGGAGGGATCGGGAACGGACCACACCCTGGTGGCGTCCCGGTCGCTCCCGTTCCCGCCGTCGTGGGCCGGACGCGGCTGCGAACTCCGGTACCGAGCAGTACGCCCCGTACGACTTCCTGCCCATGAACGGCACGGTGGGCTCGGACGGTACGGGTGGCCCGGACGGAGCGGCCCCCGGCTGGCAGGACGATGAGCAGGGCCGCCGACACCGTTGGGCCGCACTTAAGGAGGCGGCGGCCGGTGTCTCCCCGGACGTGCCACCTGATACGCCTGCCGTCGAGGGGCGGTCGCACACGGAGGAGAGATCCGGTGGCGGGAAAGAGGCAAAGGAGGGAGAGGGGGAGGGAGAGGGGAACGAGAGCTCTGCCAAGGGATAA
- a CDS encoding RpnC/YadD family protein: MVSSPHEAMHRVFQQDPTLFARVFRTLGMPVDDPVAVTVLPTDLTETSPVERRVDTLLRVTGKEEESFLLAVEAQGRRDPAKPRAWAYYVTYLANKYALPTVLMVVCQDRRTATWAAEPRRMGIPQCPTVTVQPLVVGPHNMPLITDPEQAGTDIPLTVLSAVTHAADPDIGTILKALSTALRGVTEDEANAYVELTAQGLSKSRAAEQWRNLVAADLSFFTSPLSESIRDEGRNEGRAEGRDEGRAEGRAQDILRLLDGRGVPLLDADRDRITHCHDLDVLSRWFGRAITATTAEEVFADAPTGTPTGTTPGGQPQS, encoded by the coding sequence ATGGTCAGCTCACCCCACGAAGCGATGCACCGGGTCTTCCAGCAGGACCCCACGCTCTTCGCCCGGGTCTTCCGCACCCTCGGCATGCCGGTCGACGACCCCGTCGCGGTCACCGTGCTCCCCACCGACCTCACCGAGACCAGCCCCGTCGAACGCCGGGTCGACACCCTGCTGCGCGTGACGGGCAAGGAGGAGGAGTCCTTCCTCCTCGCCGTCGAGGCCCAGGGCAGGAGAGACCCCGCCAAACCCCGCGCCTGGGCCTACTACGTCACCTACCTGGCCAACAAATACGCCCTGCCGACCGTCCTGATGGTCGTCTGCCAGGACCGCCGCACCGCCACCTGGGCCGCCGAACCCCGCCGGATGGGCATCCCGCAATGCCCCACCGTCACCGTCCAGCCACTGGTCGTCGGCCCGCACAACATGCCCCTGATCACCGACCCCGAACAGGCCGGCACGGACATCCCCCTCACCGTCCTCTCCGCGGTGACCCACGCCGCCGACCCGGACATCGGTACGATACTGAAAGCACTCTCCACCGCCCTGCGGGGCGTCACGGAGGACGAGGCCAACGCCTACGTCGAACTCACCGCACAAGGCCTGAGCAAAAGCAGGGCCGCAGAACAGTGGAGGAACCTCGTGGCCGCAGACCTCTCCTTCTTCACCTCCCCCCTCTCCGAAAGCATCCGCGACGAAGGACGCAACGAAGGACGGGCCGAGGGGCGCGACGAGGGGCGGGCCGAGGGGCGGGCCCAGGACATCCTCCGCCTGCTCGACGGGCGGGGAGTCCCCCTCCTCGACGCCGACCGCGACCGCATCACCCACTGTCACGACCTCGACGTTCTCAGTCGCTGGTTCGGCCGCGCCATCACCGCCACCACCGCCGAAGAGGTCTTCGCCGACGCCCCCACGGGCACCCCCACCGGCACCACCCCGGGCGGTCAGCCCCAGAGCTGA
- the purN gene encoding phosphoribosylglycinamide formyltransferase, whose amino-acid sequence MATLPPSAVPRRVVVLVSGSGTNLQALLDAVAAEGPAAYGAEIVAVGADRDGIAGLERARAAGLPTFVCRVKDHASREEWDQALAEAISAYEPELVVSAGFMKIVGKEFLARFGGRFINTHPALLPSFPGAHGVRDALAHGVKVTGCTVHFVDDGVDTGPIIAQGAVDVVEEDSPEGEAALHQRIKDIERRLLVEVVGRLARRGYRIEGRKVLDP is encoded by the coding sequence GTGGCCACCCTGCCCCCCAGTGCCGTACCCCGGCGCGTGGTCGTCCTGGTCTCCGGATCCGGCACCAATCTCCAGGCGCTGCTCGACGCGGTCGCCGCGGAAGGACCGGCTGCGTACGGAGCCGAGATCGTCGCCGTGGGCGCCGACCGTGACGGCATCGCCGGCCTGGAACGGGCACGCGCGGCGGGACTGCCGACCTTTGTCTGCCGGGTCAAGGACCACGCGAGCCGCGAGGAATGGGACCAGGCGCTCGCCGAGGCCATCTCCGCGTACGAGCCGGAGCTCGTGGTCTCCGCCGGTTTCATGAAGATCGTCGGCAAGGAGTTCCTCGCCAGGTTCGGCGGCCGTTTCATCAACACGCACCCCGCACTGCTGCCCAGTTTCCCCGGCGCGCACGGCGTACGGGACGCCCTCGCGCACGGCGTGAAGGTCACCGGCTGCACCGTCCACTTCGTCGACGACGGCGTCGACACGGGCCCGATCATCGCCCAGGGCGCGGTGGACGTGGTCGAAGAGGACTCACCGGAGGGGGAGGCAGCCCTCCATCAGCGCATCAAGGACATCGAGCGACGGCTGCTCGTCGAGGTCGTGGGGCGTCTCGCCCGCCGCGGCTACCGCATTGAAGGACGAAAGGTACTGGATCCGTGA
- the purH gene encoding bifunctional phosphoribosylaminoimidazolecarboxamide formyltransferase/IMP cyclohydrolase, with translation MRRALISVYDKTGLEELARGLHEAGVQLVSTGSTAGRIAAAGVPVTKVEELTGFPECLDGRVKTLHPKVHAGILADLRLETHRTQLAELGVEPFDLVVSNLYPFKETVASGATPDECVEQIDIGGPSMVRAAAKNHPSVAIVTSPDRYADVLAALGDGGFDLTTRRRLAAEAFQHTAAYDVAVASWFADGYAAADDSGFPDFLGQTYARKNVLRYGENPHQGAALYVDGTGGLADAEQLHGKEMSYNNYTDTDAARRAAFDHAEPCVAIIKHANPCGIAIGDDVAEAHRKAHACDSLSAFGGVIAVNRPVSVAMAEQVAEIFTEVIVAPDYEDGAVEVLARKKNIRVLRAPGAPAHSVEVKPVDGGALLQVTDRLQAEGDDPANWTLATGEALSADQLRELAFAWKACRAVKSNAILLAKDGGSVGVGMGQVNRVDSAKLAVERAGAERAQGSYAASDAFFPFPDGLEVLLAAGVKAVVQPGGSVRDELAVEAAKKAGATMYFTGTRHFFH, from the coding sequence ATCCGCCGCGCGCTCATCAGCGTCTACGACAAGACCGGGCTCGAAGAGCTCGCACGCGGGCTGCACGAGGCGGGCGTCCAACTCGTCTCCACGGGTTCCACCGCGGGCAGGATCGCCGCCGCGGGCGTGCCCGTCACCAAGGTCGAGGAACTCACCGGCTTCCCCGAGTGTCTGGACGGCCGCGTCAAGACCCTGCACCCCAAGGTCCACGCGGGCATCCTCGCCGACCTGCGCCTCGAAACCCACCGGACGCAACTGGCCGAGCTGGGCGTCGAACCGTTCGACCTGGTCGTCAGCAACCTGTACCCCTTCAAGGAGACCGTCGCCTCCGGGGCCACCCCCGACGAGTGTGTCGAGCAGATCGACATCGGCGGCCCCTCGATGGTCCGCGCCGCCGCCAAGAACCACCCGTCGGTCGCCATCGTCACCAGCCCCGACCGGTACGCCGACGTCCTCGCCGCCCTCGGCGACGGCGGCTTCGACCTGACCACCCGCAGGCGGCTCGCGGCCGAGGCGTTCCAGCACACCGCCGCGTACGACGTGGCGGTGGCCTCCTGGTTCGCCGACGGGTACGCGGCGGCCGACGACTCGGGGTTCCCCGACTTCCTCGGGCAGACCTACGCACGCAAGAACGTCCTGCGCTACGGCGAGAACCCGCACCAGGGCGCCGCACTGTACGTCGACGGCACCGGCGGTCTCGCCGACGCCGAGCAGTTGCACGGCAAGGAGATGTCGTACAACAACTACACGGACACCGACGCCGCGCGCCGGGCCGCGTTCGACCACGCGGAGCCGTGCGTGGCGATCATCAAGCACGCCAACCCCTGTGGCATCGCCATCGGTGACGACGTCGCCGAGGCCCACCGCAAGGCGCACGCCTGTGACTCGCTGTCCGCCTTCGGCGGGGTGATCGCCGTCAACCGCCCGGTCTCCGTCGCGATGGCCGAGCAGGTCGCCGAGATCTTCACCGAGGTCATCGTGGCGCCCGACTACGAGGACGGCGCGGTCGAGGTCCTGGCACGCAAGAAGAACATCCGGGTGCTGCGCGCTCCCGGCGCCCCCGCGCACTCCGTCGAGGTCAAGCCCGTCGACGGCGGCGCGCTCCTCCAGGTCACCGACCGGCTCCAGGCCGAGGGTGACGACCCGGCCAACTGGACCCTCGCCACCGGTGAGGCGCTCTCCGCCGACCAGCTGCGCGAGCTGGCCTTCGCGTGGAAGGCGTGCCGGGCCGTCAAGTCCAACGCGATCCTGCTCGCCAAGGACGGCGGTTCCGTTGGCGTCGGCATGGGCCAGGTCAACCGCGTGGACTCCGCCAAACTCGCCGTGGAACGAGCGGGCGCCGAGCGTGCCCAGGGCTCCTACGCGGCCTCCGACGCGTTCTTCCCCTTCCCGGACGGGCTTGAGGTGCTGCTCGCTGCCGGCGTCAAGGCCGTGGTGCAGCCCGGCGGTTCCGTCCGTGACGAGCTGGCCGTGGAAGCGGCGAAGAAGGCCGGAGCGACGATGTACTTCACCGGGACGCGGCACTTCTTCCACTGA
- a CDS encoding RDD family protein: MSFGDSNNPYGQPPQQPPGQPGQPGQGPGYGYPQQEQAGYGYPQQAPQGVPQQGQDPYGYPQHGQQQPYGAYPQQPGTLQANNGYINVPGLGTVEVATMGRRLGARLIDGVAVGVIVGIIMAVGLAGAVGVVKDCDPASVDYSSCVNDASAGFVTVMFTWLAVIAGFTLLYEWLMVSLVGATFGKMAVGLRVVKESTGGNPGLGAGFIRYIIPMVGAFLCYIGALLVYLSPFFDNSGKLQGWHDRAAGTLVVKK; the protein is encoded by the coding sequence ATGAGTTTCGGCGATTCGAACAACCCCTACGGGCAGCCGCCTCAGCAGCCGCCGGGACAGCCTGGCCAGCCCGGCCAGGGACCGGGGTACGGATACCCCCAGCAGGAACAGGCCGGTTACGGCTACCCGCAGCAGGCTCCGCAGGGTGTCCCGCAGCAGGGCCAGGACCCCTACGGCTACCCCCAGCACGGCCAGCAGCAGCCTTACGGCGCCTACCCGCAGCAGCCCGGCACCCTCCAGGCCAACAACGGCTACATCAACGTCCCCGGTCTCGGCACCGTCGAGGTCGCGACGATGGGCCGCAGGCTCGGTGCCCGTCTGATCGACGGGGTGGCGGTCGGCGTCATCGTCGGCATCATCATGGCCGTGGGTCTCGCGGGAGCGGTGGGTGTCGTCAAGGACTGCGACCCGGCCTCCGTCGACTACTCAAGCTGTGTGAACGACGCCAGCGCGGGCTTCGTCACCGTCATGTTCACCTGGCTCGCCGTGATCGCCGGCTTCACGCTGCTCTACGAGTGGCTGATGGTGTCGCTCGTCGGCGCGACCTTCGGCAAGATGGCGGTCGGCCTGCGGGTCGTCAAGGAGAGCACGGGCGGTAACCCCGGTCTGGGTGCCGGGTTCATCCGGTACATCATCCCGATGGTCGGCGCCTTCCTCTGCTACATCGGCGCCCTCCTCGTCTACCTCTCGCCCTTCTTCGACAACTCGGGCAAGCTCCAGGGCTGGCACGACCGTGCCGCGGGCACCCTGGTCGTCAAGAAGTAG
- a CDS encoding bifunctional methylenetetrahydrofolate dehydrogenase/methenyltetrahydrofolate cyclohydrolase — protein MTAQILDGKATAAAIKTELTARVADLKTKGITPGLGTVLVGDDPGSQKYVAGKHRDCAQVGIASIQRELSATATQEEIEAVVRELNADDECTGYIVQLPLPKGIDENRVLELMDPDKDADGLHPMNLGRLVLGEPAPLPCTPYGIIRLLREHGVEIKGAEVVVVGRGVTIGRPMPLLLSRRSENATVTQCHTGTRDLAAHLRRADIVIAAAGVPHLIKPEDVKPGAAVLDVGVSRDENGKIVGDVHPGVAEVAGWLSPNPGGVGPMTRAQLLVNVVEAAERSAATS, from the coding sequence ATGACCGCCCAGATTCTCGACGGCAAGGCCACCGCAGCCGCGATCAAGACCGAACTGACCGCCCGCGTGGCGGACCTCAAGACCAAGGGCATCACCCCTGGTCTCGGCACCGTGTTGGTCGGTGACGACCCGGGCAGCCAGAAGTACGTCGCGGGCAAGCACCGCGACTGCGCCCAGGTCGGCATCGCCTCCATCCAGCGTGAACTTTCGGCCACCGCCACGCAGGAGGAGATCGAGGCGGTCGTCCGCGAGCTCAACGCCGACGACGAGTGCACCGGCTACATCGTCCAGCTCCCGCTCCCCAAGGGCATCGACGAGAACCGCGTGCTGGAGCTGATGGACCCCGACAAGGACGCCGACGGCCTGCACCCGATGAATCTCGGCCGTCTTGTCCTGGGCGAGCCGGCGCCCCTGCCCTGCACTCCGTACGGGATCATCCGGCTGCTGCGCGAGCACGGGGTGGAGATCAAGGGCGCCGAGGTCGTCGTGGTGGGCCGAGGCGTCACCATCGGCAGGCCCATGCCGCTGCTGCTGTCCCGCCGTTCGGAGAACGCGACGGTCACCCAGTGCCACACGGGCACCCGTGACCTCGCCGCCCATCTGCGGCGCGCGGACATCGTGATCGCGGCGGCAGGGGTACCGCACCTCATCAAGCCGGAGGACGTGAAGCCCGGCGCGGCGGTACTGGATGTCGGCGTCTCGCGCGACGAGAACGGCAAGATCGTCGGAGACGTGCACCCGGGCGTCGCCGAGGTCGCGGGCTGGCTCTCGCCGAACCCGGGCGGGGTCGGGCCCATGACCCGCGCGCAGTTGCTCGTCAATGTCGTCGAGGCCGCGGAGCGGTCCGCCGCCACCAGCTGA
- a CDS encoding DUF3017 domain-containing protein gives MAVERNDNGGTGARGPEAAKAPEAAAKAPAAAADDSDRPAGHDAGPRPAAAADDSRPSGDGDTRPAEDGTEPDAVPRSDADTRPAEDGTEPDAVPRSDGAAEPDGAADPSGATVDPDAGLPETVEVVSAPGPDGRPMRATRRFSMLTRDTARPEGGGRAAGADAPAPARQWPILSVLSATGLGLLLTAFGLFRVGTMLIGVALIAGAAMRWVMPSVGMLAVRSRFTDLLTYGVLGVVIVLLAMMVQPDPLLVIPFVQDTLHFTIK, from the coding sequence GTGGCCGTAGAACGCAACGACAACGGTGGGACGGGGGCCCGGGGCCCCGAGGCCGCGAAGGCTCCCGAGGCTGCCGCGAAGGCTCCCGCGGCCGCCGCGGATGACAGCGACAGGCCCGCCGGGCACGACGCCGGGCCCCGGCCAGCGGCGGCGGCCGATGACAGCCGGCCCTCGGGGGACGGCGACACGCGGCCCGCCGAGGACGGCACCGAACCCGACGCCGTGCCCCGGTCCGATGCCGACACGCGGCCCGCCGAGGACGGCACCGAACCCGACGCCGTGCCCCGGTCCGATGGGGCGGCCGAGCCCGATGGGGCGGCCGACCCGTCCGGGGCGACCGTCGATCCCGACGCGGGGCTTCCGGAGACGGTGGAGGTGGTGAGCGCCCCCGGCCCCGACGGCCGGCCCATGCGTGCCACCAGGCGCTTCTCGATGCTCACCAGGGACACGGCGAGGCCGGAGGGCGGCGGCAGGGCGGCCGGAGCCGACGCGCCCGCACCGGCCCGCCAGTGGCCGATCCTCAGCGTGCTCTCCGCGACAGGGCTCGGTCTGCTGCTCACGGCGTTCGGGCTCTTCCGTGTCGGCACCATGCTGATCGGGGTCGCGCTGATCGCGGGAGCGGCGATGCGCTGGGTCATGCCGTCCGTCGGCATGCTCGCCGTGCGCTCCCGCTTCACCGACCTGCTCACGTACGGCGTACTCGGAGTGGTCATCGTGCTGCTCGCGATGATGGTCCAGCCCGACCCCTTGCTGGTGATCCCCTTCGTACAGGACACGCTGCACTTCACCATCAAATAG
- a CDS encoding XRE family transcriptional regulator — MPRWKALPEELDPQVREFASQVRRLVDRSGLSIAALADRTGYSKTSWERYLNGRLLAPKGAIVALAEVTGANPVHLTTMWELAERAWSRSEMRHDMTMEAIRISQARAALGEFGPNSPKGGAQRPGKGTAQPVLGAPEPLVRPIPASPARPAPEPPARPAPEPPARPAPEPPARPAPEPPARPAPEPPARPAPSSAAARAPMGFGVLKPPPPPASATPRDALPQSRPGPQGPQGPQGPQGPQGPQGPQGPQDAQVPQSGKRRLIMFAAGVVGVLVVIAAVLFLPGLGKEDGGKTDAKPSVSPTPSARDLPAGVKCGGADCTGKDPENSGCGGELARTSGSVTVGASLVEVRYSKTCGAAWARITQAAPGDEVRITSGGRTTGGQKSEVDQDADAYTPMVAVKSAADARACATLATGAKGCTR, encoded by the coding sequence ATGCCTCGTTGGAAGGCCCTTCCGGAGGAGCTCGATCCACAGGTAAGGGAATTCGCGAGCCAGGTGCGCAGGCTCGTCGACCGCAGCGGCCTCAGCATCGCCGCGCTGGCGGACCGTACCGGATACAGCAAGACATCGTGGGAGCGGTATCTGAACGGCCGGCTTCTCGCGCCGAAGGGCGCGATCGTGGCGCTGGCCGAGGTGACGGGCGCCAACCCCGTCCACCTCACGACGATGTGGGAGCTGGCGGAGCGGGCGTGGAGCCGCTCCGAGATGCGGCACGACATGACGATGGAGGCGATACGGATCTCCCAGGCGCGTGCCGCTCTGGGAGAGTTCGGGCCCAATTCGCCCAAGGGCGGCGCGCAGCGGCCGGGCAAGGGTACGGCGCAGCCGGTGCTGGGGGCGCCGGAGCCGCTCGTGCGCCCCATCCCGGCGTCGCCCGCGCGGCCCGCGCCAGAGCCGCCCGCGCGGCCCGCGCCAGAGCCGCCCGCGCGGCCCGCGCCAGAGCCGCCCGCGCGGCCCGCTCCTGAGCCGCCCGCGCGCCCCGCGCCCGAGCCGCCCGCGCGCCCCGCCCCGTCGTCTGCCGCAGCGCGGGCGCCCATGGGCTTCGGCGTGCTGAAGCCACCACCGCCACCGGCCTCCGCCACCCCGCGCGACGCCCTGCCACAGAGCCGGCCGGGGCCGCAAGGACCACAGGGCCCGCAGGGCCCACAGGGGCCACAGGGCCCGCAAGGACCACAAGGTCCGCAGGACGCGCAGGTCCCCCAGTCGGGCAAGCGGCGGCTCATCATGTTCGCGGCGGGGGTCGTCGGGGTGCTCGTCGTGATCGCCGCAGTGCTGTTCCTGCCGGGGCTCGGCAAGGAGGACGGCGGAAAGACGGACGCCAAGCCGTCGGTCAGCCCGACACCGAGCGCACGCGACCTGCCCGCGGGGGTGAAGTGCGGCGGCGCGGACTGTACGGGCAAGGACCCGGAGAACTCCGGCTGCGGCGGCGAACTGGCCAGGACCAGCGGCAGCGTCACGGTCGGCGCGAGCCTCGTGGAGGTCCGCTACAGCAAGACGTGCGGGGCCGCATGGGCCCGTATCACGCAGGCGGCACCGGGGGACGAGGTCAGGATCACTTCCGGTGGCAGGACCACGGGGGGACAGAAGAGCGAGGTGGACCAGGACGCCGACGCCTACACGCCGATGGTGGCGGTGAAGTCGGCCGCGGACGCGCGGGCCTGCGCGACTCTGGCCACGGGGGCGAAGGGGTGCACGCGGTAG
- a CDS encoding malate dehydrogenase, protein MTRTPVNVTVTGAAGQIGYALLFRIASGHLLGPDVPVNLRLLEITPALKAAEGTAMELDDCAFPLLRGIQITDDANVAFDGTNVALLVGARPRTKGMERGDLLEANGGIFKPQGKAINDHAADDIKVLVVGNPANTNALIAQAAAPDVPAERFTAMTRLDHNRALTQLAKKTNSQVSDIKKLTIWGNHSATQYPDIFHAEIAGKNAAEVVSDEQWLADEFIPTVAKRGAAIIEARGASSAASAANAAIDHVHTWVNGTEAGNWASMGIPSDGSYGVPEGLISSFPVTVKDGAYSIVQGLEINDFSRGRIDASVQELAEERDAVRGLGLI, encoded by the coding sequence ATGACCCGCACTCCCGTGAATGTCACCGTCACCGGCGCGGCCGGTCAGATCGGCTACGCGCTGCTCTTCCGCATCGCGTCCGGCCACCTGCTCGGCCCGGATGTGCCGGTCAACCTGCGCCTCCTTGAGATCACCCCGGCGCTGAAGGCCGCCGAGGGCACCGCCATGGAGCTGGACGACTGCGCGTTCCCGCTGCTGCGCGGGATCCAGATCACCGACGACGCGAACGTCGCCTTCGACGGCACCAACGTCGCCCTCCTCGTCGGCGCCCGCCCCCGTACCAAGGGCATGGAGCGCGGTGACCTCCTTGAGGCCAACGGCGGGATCTTCAAGCCGCAGGGCAAGGCCATCAACGACCACGCGGCCGACGACATCAAGGTGCTCGTCGTGGGCAACCCGGCCAACACCAACGCGCTCATCGCGCAGGCCGCCGCCCCGGACGTACCGGCGGAGCGCTTCACCGCCATGACCCGCCTCGACCACAACCGCGCGCTGACCCAGCTCGCGAAGAAGACCAACTCCCAGGTGTCGGACATCAAGAAGCTGACGATCTGGGGCAACCACTCGGCCACGCAGTACCCGGACATCTTCCACGCGGAGATCGCGGGCAAGAACGCCGCCGAGGTCGTCTCCGACGAGCAGTGGCTGGCCGACGAGTTCATCCCGACCGTCGCCAAGCGCGGCGCGGCCATCATCGAGGCCCGTGGCGCGTCGTCCGCCGCCTCCGCCGCCAACGCCGCCATCGACCACGTGCACACCTGGGTCAACGGCACCGAGGCCGGCAACTGGGCGTCGATGGGTATCCCTTCCGACGGTTCGTACGGTGTGCCCGAGGGCCTCATCTCCTCGTTCCCCGTCACGGTCAAGGACGGTGCGTACAGCATCGTCCAGGGCCTGGAGATCAACGACTTCTCCCGTGGCCGCATCGACGCCTCCGTCCAGGAGCTGGCCGAGGAGCGCGACGCGGTCCGCGGTCTCGGCCTGATCTGA